A region from the Thermanaeromonas toyohensis ToBE genome encodes:
- a CDS encoding RecT family recombinase, which produces MAMTAEQQTKGSLALLKKDTVDLVAAKVQEYLRRGEINLPPDYSPVNALKSAWLILQNTVDREKRPVLQTCTKASIVNALMDMVIQGLNPAKQQCYFIAYGNQLVCQRSYFGTMAVAKMVNPDIADIVAEVVYEGDVFTYKLDRGKKIVTNHEQKLENINPKKIKAAYAMVINHNDEVIATEIMTIDQIKQAWRQSPIHPVDEKGNIKPGTTHDKFTAEMCIRTVINKVCKPIINSSNDAQLLRAVRRSEEIAAEVEAEQEIAENANQQVIDIEPIEEPEENYVPEEAEKPGNGKPQTTNSQRREPQEGQQVFFGDDPGF; this is translated from the coding sequence ATGGCGATGACGGCGGAACAACAAACAAAAGGCTCGTTGGCCCTTTTGAAAAAAGATACCGTTGATTTAGTGGCTGCAAAGGTACAGGAGTATCTGCGGCGCGGAGAAATCAACCTGCCGCCCGACTACTCCCCGGTAAACGCCCTTAAGAGCGCCTGGCTGATACTCCAGAATACCGTTGACCGGGAAAAAAGGCCGGTACTGCAGACCTGCACGAAGGCATCAATAGTGAACGCCCTCATGGACATGGTCATTCAAGGGCTTAATCCAGCTAAACAGCAATGCTACTTTATTGCCTATGGAAATCAGCTTGTATGCCAGAGGAGCTATTTCGGCACCATGGCCGTAGCTAAGATGGTGAACCCGGACATAGCGGATATTGTGGCTGAAGTGGTTTATGAAGGGGACGTATTTACCTACAAGCTAGACCGGGGTAAAAAGATAGTGACCAACCACGAGCAGAAGTTGGAAAACATAAACCCCAAAAAGATCAAGGCGGCCTATGCCATGGTAATCAATCACAACGACGAGGTTATAGCTACCGAAATTATGACCATCGATCAGATTAAGCAGGCATGGAGGCAGAGCCCGATCCATCCGGTTGATGAGAAGGGCAATATCAAGCCTGGTACTACCCATGATAAGTTTACCGCAGAGATGTGTATCCGAACAGTTATCAATAAGGTCTGTAAGCCAATTATTAACTCCTCCAATGACGCCCAGCTTCTCCGGGCAGTAAGGCGGTCGGAGGAAATTGCGGCGGAGGTAGAAGCTGAACAGGAAATAGCTGAGAACGCAAACCAGCAGGTAATCGATATTGAACCAATCGAGGAACCCGAGGAAAATTACGTACCCGAGGAAGCCGAAAAGCCCGGCAACGGCAAACCGCAAACGACCAATTCACAAAGGCGTGAACCCCAAGAAGGGCAGCAGGTATTTTTCGGGGATGATCCGGGGTTCTAA
- a CDS encoding ATP-binding protein, whose product MADLERAGQVLERLGFKTTNLSSLGEEIEAKTYKCEFCGKVNEPHVFRHPFQSGVIVIPKTCECRFKSWEEAERRLRENERKRRIKQLFDESMLGPRFQQCTFETWVPMPGTERAYEEARNFVLNFQEKLETGEGLLIYGRPGNGKSHLAAAVVNELIKCGIPAIFANVPNLLGRIRKTYSDKRGETEADILQALSLADLVVLDDAGAEKWTEWVETTLYTIVDDRYRQQKPMIITTNCNLRELEEAVGERAFDRILEMCVVVENTGASFRRKRALERIQERKTKEVKAGEST is encoded by the coding sequence ATGGCAGACCTGGAAAGAGCAGGACAAGTCCTGGAAAGACTGGGATTCAAGACTACGAATCTTTCGTCCTTAGGTGAAGAGATAGAGGCCAAAACTTATAAGTGTGAGTTCTGCGGAAAAGTTAATGAGCCGCACGTATTCAGGCATCCTTTTCAATCCGGTGTAATAGTTATCCCCAAAACATGCGAGTGCAGGTTTAAAAGCTGGGAGGAAGCAGAGCGACGGTTACGAGAGAATGAACGGAAGCGGCGGATTAAGCAGCTATTTGACGAAAGTATGCTGGGGCCGAGGTTCCAGCAATGCACTTTTGAAACGTGGGTTCCTATGCCCGGCACTGAAAGGGCTTATGAAGAAGCACGTAACTTTGTCTTGAACTTCCAAGAGAAATTGGAAACCGGGGAAGGTCTCTTAATCTACGGCAGGCCTGGGAATGGGAAAAGCCATCTGGCAGCTGCTGTAGTTAATGAGCTAATAAAGTGCGGCATCCCCGCTATATTCGCTAATGTGCCAAACCTTCTAGGCAGAATTAGAAAGACATACTCCGATAAACGCGGGGAAACGGAAGCGGATATTTTGCAGGCATTATCGCTGGCCGATCTGGTGGTGTTAGACGACGCAGGCGCAGAGAAATGGACGGAATGGGTTGAAACTACTCTTTACACCATAGTGGACGACCGATACAGGCAGCAAAAGCCTATGATTATTACTACCAACTGCAACTTAAGGGAGCTAGAGGAGGCTGTAGGGGAGAGGGCTTTCGACCGCATACTGGAGATGTGCGTGGTGGTAGAGAATACAGGCGCGAGCTTTCGGAGGAAGAGGGCTTTGGAAAGGATCCAGGAAAGAAAGACAAAGGAGGTAAAGGCCGGTGAATCTACT
- a CDS encoding AAA family ATPase has translation MKLLRLTLKNFKGIRRFTLEPNGANCTVYGANEAGKTSLVDAYLWLLFGRDSQNRADFAIKTLDQNGQVIPGLEHEVEGVFDLDGRKLTLRRVFREKWTKKRGSATTIFSGHETLYYVDGVPVKEKEYQARVAALADETVFRLLTDPYHFNRNLSWQERRRILMEICGDITDQEVIVSDPSLSELPSILGNRSIDDHRKIVQARMSKINQELREIPTRIDEATRALPDVPDIDEAELQSQIKALYDVLAEKQAALAQVSSGGAIAEAKVALRECEAEIQRLRNEQAARQAERTGELRRKLIEAKGQVDVLTTEIAVAKRRMVQLLDDAQAVEREINSLRIQWHERNKQEFVFEQDTICPTCGQPLPQEKLTEAREKALAEFNLAKARDLEEISNLGKRRRAEYEEIMGEYNWLSAKLAEMEAELVKRQAEVDRLKAELEAANNDTDIALDNAIKAAMERKAELEAEIERLQADNREAIEKVRREIDAINGQIKDLSQTLARIQARKAGLARIEELKAQEKALAAEYERLEKELYLCEQFVRTKVNLLEERINSKFRYARFKLFEQQVNGGIAETCVTLYKGVPYPDLNGAAKINIGLDIINTLAEHYGFYAPIFIDERESVTNLIPVNSQVISLVVSPRDKTLRVEIEEDTLLKEAI, from the coding sequence ATGAAGTTACTGAGGCTAACCCTTAAAAACTTCAAGGGCATCCGCAGGTTCACCTTGGAACCTAACGGAGCAAATTGTACCGTGTACGGTGCTAATGAGGCTGGCAAGACTAGCTTAGTGGACGCTTACTTATGGTTACTGTTCGGTCGGGACAGCCAAAACAGAGCCGATTTCGCAATAAAGACGCTTGACCAAAACGGCCAGGTCATCCCTGGTCTGGAGCATGAAGTTGAAGGGGTATTTGACCTCGACGGCCGCAAACTCACCTTGCGGCGAGTGTTCCGCGAGAAATGGACAAAGAAGCGGGGGAGCGCTACTACAATCTTTTCCGGACACGAAACGCTCTATTACGTGGACGGTGTACCAGTAAAGGAGAAAGAGTACCAGGCCCGGGTTGCGGCCTTAGCGGATGAGACTGTATTTAGGTTGCTTACCGACCCCTATCATTTTAACCGTAACCTATCCTGGCAAGAAAGGCGCCGCATTCTAATGGAAATCTGCGGAGACATAACCGACCAGGAGGTTATTGTTTCCGATCCGTCCCTTTCTGAGCTTCCCTCCATTTTGGGCAACAGATCCATAGATGATCATCGCAAGATTGTTCAAGCCCGCATGTCAAAAATCAATCAGGAACTAAGAGAGATCCCCACACGTATTGATGAGGCAACCAGGGCACTACCTGACGTTCCCGACATTGACGAGGCCGAATTGCAGAGTCAAATTAAGGCATTGTATGACGTGCTAGCGGAAAAACAGGCTGCCTTAGCCCAGGTATCTTCCGGCGGAGCCATAGCCGAGGCCAAGGTGGCCTTGCGGGAATGCGAGGCCGAAATTCAGCGTCTGCGAAACGAGCAGGCTGCTAGGCAGGCCGAGCGAACGGGAGAACTGCGACGGAAATTAATCGAAGCAAAAGGCCAAGTGGATGTTCTGACCACAGAAATTGCAGTAGCTAAACGCCGCATGGTCCAGCTTCTGGACGATGCACAGGCCGTAGAACGGGAGATAAATAGCTTGCGGATACAATGGCATGAACGTAATAAGCAGGAGTTTGTCTTTGAGCAAGATACCATCTGCCCCACCTGCGGCCAACCGTTGCCGCAAGAAAAGCTAACTGAGGCTAGGGAAAAGGCCTTGGCCGAGTTTAACCTAGCCAAGGCTCGGGACCTTGAAGAGATTAGCAATCTTGGCAAGCGCCGCAGGGCCGAATACGAGGAGATAATGGGCGAATATAACTGGCTTTCCGCCAAACTAGCAGAAATGGAGGCCGAGCTCGTAAAAAGGCAAGCGGAAGTTGACCGTCTTAAAGCCGAACTGGAAGCGGCCAATAACGATACTGATATAGCCCTGGACAACGCAATAAAAGCCGCTATGGAGCGCAAGGCTGAACTGGAGGCCGAAATCGAACGGCTCCAGGCGGATAACCGGGAAGCTATAGAAAAGGTCCGCCGGGAAATTGACGCCATCAACGGTCAGATCAAGGACCTGAGCCAAACCCTGGCCCGTATCCAAGCCCGCAAGGCCGGCCTGGCAAGGATAGAAGAGCTTAAGGCCCAGGAGAAGGCTCTGGCAGCCGAATACGAGCGGCTGGAAAAGGAGTTGTACCTGTGCGAGCAGTTTGTCCGGACCAAAGTCAATTTATTGGAGGAGCGGATAAATTCCAAATTCCGCTATGCCCGGTTTAAGCTCTTCGAGCAGCAGGTTAACGGCGGCATAGCTGAAACCTGCGTGACCCTGTATAAAGGGGTCCCTTATCCCGACCTGAACGGGGCCGCAAAAATAAATATCGGCCTGGACATAATCAACACGCTAGCAGAGCATTACGGGTTCTACGCCCCGATTTTCATAGACGAGCGGGAGAGTGTGACCAACTTAATCCCCGTCAATAGCCAGGTAATCAGCCTGGTGGTGAGCCCGCGGGATAAGACCCTACGGGTAGAAATCGAGGAAGACACTTTACTAAAGGAGGCCATCTAA
- a CDS encoding DUF6011 domain-containing protein, producing the protein MPTCARCNRKLTNPHSIARQLGPKCYKLADGGIFDSDLQADEKEWARREEHLRRGGEIDFGTNWRYPLENGFSVNMRISVRYRDGAFEAYGVVFDPRGEREIVFARSEDLKAIYREAIATGPTYTAMAYQSMKEAKRQARKGRMAV; encoded by the coding sequence ATGCCTACCTGTGCAAGATGCAATAGGAAGCTTACTAATCCGCACTCGATCGCCCGCCAGTTAGGGCCAAAATGCTACAAGCTGGCCGATGGCGGGATATTCGACAGCGACCTACAGGCAGATGAAAAAGAGTGGGCCCGCCGGGAAGAACACTTGCGTAGAGGCGGGGAAATCGACTTCGGCACGAACTGGAGATACCCTCTCGAAAATGGCTTTAGCGTTAATATGCGCATAAGCGTTCGGTATAGAGATGGTGCTTTTGAAGCTTATGGAGTTGTTTTTGACCCCCGTGGCGAGCGTGAAATTGTGTTCGCAAGGAGCGAAGACTTGAAGGCGATATATCGTGAGGCAATTGCCACGGGGCCAACCTATACAGCGATGGCCTACCAATCCATGAAAGAAGCCAAACGCCAGGCGCGGAAGGGGCGGATGGCCGTATGA
- a CDS encoding MBL fold metallo-hydrolase has translation MEVQIFGSGSKGNCYRLIAGGSPLLLEAGIPAREIQRLCGFRLNELVGCLVSHEHQDHSRAVKDLLKMGVDCYMSEGTARALGVSGHRVHIIRALEQLTIGEWTVKPFDAVHDAAEPLNFLLAHKSRVKAVYISDTAYCKYRFRGLTHVLIEVNYSLDILNEQISAGTVSVEQKKRLLKTHMSLETAKNFLLANDLSKVESIYLLHMSDNNADAERFKREIQALTGKMVFIA, from the coding sequence ATGGAAGTCCAGATATTCGGGTCCGGCTCAAAGGGGAACTGCTACCGGCTTATCGCCGGTGGCTCCCCCCTCCTCCTGGAGGCGGGAATACCCGCAAGAGAAATACAGCGGTTGTGTGGATTTCGCCTTAACGAACTGGTAGGGTGTTTGGTCAGCCATGAGCACCAGGACCACTCCCGGGCCGTTAAAGACCTCCTTAAGATGGGCGTGGACTGCTACATGAGCGAAGGCACGGCCCGAGCTTTAGGAGTTAGCGGGCATAGAGTACACATTATCCGGGCCCTTGAGCAATTGACAATAGGAGAATGGACCGTGAAGCCCTTCGATGCGGTGCATGACGCCGCCGAACCCCTTAACTTTCTGCTAGCCCACAAAAGCAGGGTTAAGGCGGTCTACATTAGCGATACCGCCTATTGCAAGTACAGGTTTAGGGGTTTAACTCATGTGCTAATAGAGGTTAACTACAGCCTGGATATTTTAAATGAGCAAATATCAGCGGGAACTGTATCGGTAGAGCAAAAAAAGAGGCTGTTAAAAACCCATATGAGCCTAGAAACAGCGAAAAACTTCCTTCTGGCTAACGACCTGAGCAAAGTTGAGTCAATATACCTTTTGCACATGAGCGACAACAATGCGGACGCAGAGCGCTTTAAACGGGAAATCCAGGCTCTAACGGGCAAGATGGTGTTTATTGCTTAA